The window AGTTCAAGGCCGAAGTCTACGTCCTGTCCAAGGATGAAGGCGGTCGCCACACTCCGTTCTTCTCCGGCTACCGTCCGCAGTTCTACTTCCGCACGACCGACATCACCGGCGTCGTGACCCTGGAAGAGGGCGTTGAAATGGTCATGCCCGGCGACAACGCGACCTTCGAGGTCCAGATGATCGCCCCCATCGCCATGGAAGTTGGCCTGCGCTTCGCAATCCGTGAAGGCGGCCGCACCGTTGGTGCCGGTGTCGTCACCGAAATTCTGGAGTAATCATGCGCGTCAACATTCAGCTGCAGTGCACCGAGTGCAAGCGTAAGAACTACGCCACGCAGAAGAATAAGAAGAATACTACTGGTCGACTCGAGGTGAAAAAGTATTGTCCCTGGGACAAGAAACACACCGTCCACAAGGAAGCCAAGTAGTCTTCGATAGAGCAGGGGTGTAACTCTAACGGCTAGAGTGCCGGTCTCCAAAACCGGAGGTTGGGGGTTCGAATCCCTCCACCCCTGCCACTTTTAAATTTATTGGGATATCAAGAGTTATGGCCAGAAAGAAAGCCAAGAAAGTCGCTCCTCAGCAACCTGTTGCCCAGGGGGGCGTCATGGGCAAGATCCATGAGCTCAAGACCTTTTTCGAGGAATCCAAGGTCGAGATCAAGAAAGTGGTCTGGCCTTCCCGAAAGGAAACCGTCACCACGTGTGTGGCGGTAGTCGTGGTTACCTTGGTCATAGCCCTTTACCTGGGCGTTGTGGACCTCGGGCTGAGCAAGCTCGTGGCCTTCATCCTGTCCTAAGTCCCATTGAGGCACGACTGAAGTGACAACAACAGATGCCATGAGCGAATCTCGCGCGCCCTCGGCCCGGTGGTATATAGTACATACCTATTCCGGTTTCGAGCAGCGTGTTGAGCAGACAATCCGGGAGATGATGCGGACCGGTCAGGACGGAGGCCTCATTGAAGAGGTCGTCATGCCTACCGAGAAGGTCGTCGAGCTCGTCAAAGGCGAGCGCAGGACCTCCACCCGCAAGTTTTATCCCGGCTACGTCATGATCAAGATGATCCTGACGGATGATTCCTGGCATTTGATTCAGTCCATTCCCCGCGTCACGGGGTTTGTGGGCGGCAAGAACAGGCCCACGCCGATGCGGGACAGCGAAGCGCAGAACATCCTCAACATGATGGAATCTCGTCAGGAGAAGCCGCGACCGAAGTACAACTTCGAGCGTGGGGACGAGGTCCGTGTCATTGACGGCCCCTTCGGAGGCTTCAACGGCATTGTCGAGGAAGTCAATTACGACAAGGGAAAGCTCCGCGTCTCCGTGTCCATATTCGGGCGTCAAACTCCTGTCGAACTGGACTTTGTCCAGGTGGACAAGGGGTAGGCCCTCTCCGCGCGCTAACGCGAATTTTCTCATCGAGGAAGTACAATGGCCAAGAAAGAAATGGGTAAAATCAAGCTGCAGATTCCTGCAGGTTCCGCCAATCCCTCTCCGCCGGTCGGTCCGGCTCTGGGGCAGCATGGCGTGAATATCATGGAGTTCTGCAAGGCATTCAACGCCAAGACGCAGGACCAGAAGGGTATGCTTATCCCGGTCATCATCACGGTGTACCAGGACCGCAGCTTCTCCTTCATCACCAAGACGCCGCCGGCATCTACTCTCTTGATCAAGGCAGCCAAGCTGTCCAAGGGATCCGGTGAGCCCAACAAGAACAAGGTGGGCAGGGTCTCCAAGGACCAGGTGCGCGAAATCGCCGAAACCAAGATGCCCGACCTGAACTGCAACGATATCGAAGCCGCTATGCGCTCCATCATGGGCACCGCCCGGAGCATGGGCATCGAAGTTAAATAGCGAGGACCGCCATGCCCAAACATGGAAAGAAATACCGCAACGCCGTTGAAGGCGTGGACATGGCTCAGCGGGTTTCTGTCGAAGACGGCGTGAAGATGGCTGTTGAAAAAGCCTACGCCAAGTTCGACGAAACCGTTGACGTGGCCATCAACCTTGGTGTTGACCCCAAATATTCCGACCAGATGGTCCGTGGAGCCGTCAGCCTGCCCAATGGGCTTGGCAAGGACGTCCGTGTGGCCGCATTCTGTAAAGGTGACAAGGAAGCCGAGGCCAAGGAAGCCGGAGCCGACATCGTCGGTGCCGAGGACCTGGTCGAGAAGATTCAGGGCGGCTGGCTCGATTTCGACAAGGCTGTCGCCACTCCGGACATGATGGCACAGGTCGGTAAGATCGGCCGTCTGCTCGGACCCCGCGGCATGATGCCCAACGCCAAGACCGGTACCGTTACTTTCGACATCGGCTCCGCCGTTTCGGAAATGAAGGCCGGTAAGGTTGAATTCAAGGTCGACAAGGCCGGCGTGCTGCATGCTCCCATCGGCAAGGTCTCCTTCGGAGCCGAAAAGCTGCTGGAGAATATGTTTGCGCTGCTGGATGCGATCATGAGGCTCAAGCCTTCGTCCGCCAAGGGCGCCTACATGAAGAACGTGGCCGTTGCCACGACCATGGGCCCCGGCATCAAGATCGATCCGCTGACTGTCAGGAAATTCCTGGACAAATAAGGCAAGACTCCCGCCGGGTTCTCCCGGCGGGATTCAAATACGCACGGGAAGTTGAGTCAGAGACCGCAGGTGGGACCGTGTCCCTTAAATGCCCTGCATAGACTACGCTTTGACCTGCTTTCCGGGCCGAACGACGAGGAGTTTAGATGAACAGGCAAGAGAAAGCCCAGATCATCGAGCAGTTTCATGAGAAGGCTGCACGGGCGAACATTGCCGTCGTCACCGACTTCAAGGGCATGACTGTCGAGGAGATGACTGATCTCCGCGCCAAGTGCTATGAAGCCGGGGTTGACTTCCAGGTCGTCAAGAATACTTTGGCCCGGTTGGCTCTCAAGGACACCGATCACGGTGAACTGAGCGAACATCTCAAGGATAACTGCGCATTTGCGCTGGGTTACGAAGATCCCGTAGCCCTGGCAAAGGTGCTGACCGACTTTGCAAAGACCAGCAAGAAGTTTGAGCTGAAGTTCGGTTGCCTTGAAGGCAAGTATCTTGACGCCGACGGCATCAAGGAGCTCTCGAAGATGCCTACGAAGCCCGAACTGCTGAGTTCCGTCCTCGGAACCATGCAGGCCGTGCCTCGCAACTTCGTGTCTCTGTTCGCAAACATCGAGCGCAAGTTCCTGTACGCTCTGGTCGCCATCAAGGACCAGAAAGAACAGGGCGAAGCCGCGTAACCAACCTTTCAAAGCGTTTGAATTCCCTAGGAGGACATTACAATGGCTGACATCACCAAAGATCAGGTAGTCGAGTTTATCGGCAATATGACCGTTCTGGAACTCTCCGAGTTCATCAAGGAACTGGAAGACAAGTTCGGCGTTGAAGCCGCTGCTCCCGCTGCCGCCGTCATGGCCGCTCCGGTGGCTGGTGGCGATGCTGCCGGTGCTGCTGAAGAAAAGACCGAATTTGACGTCATCCTGGCTGGCGCCGGTGGCAACAAGATCGCCGTCATCAAGGCTGTTCGCGGCCTGACCGGTCTCGGCCTCAAGGAAGCCAAGGCTCTCGTGGACGAAGCTCCCAAGGCCATCAAGGAAGCCGTTTCCAAAGAAGAAGCCGACGAAGCCAAGAAGCAGCTGGAAGAAGCCGGCGCTGAAGTTGAAGTTAAGTAATTACGCTTATTTGCGTTAGATCGCAAAGAGCGCAAGCCCTTTGTTCGAGGGCGTGCGCTCTTTGCGCTGTCTGAATATATAATATCGTTCTGAGGCGGACTTGTGTAATCTCAATCTCCTGTTTTTACAGGGACTGTGTTCACGAATCCGTGCGCATGTGTGTTAAGCGCGGCGTATATCAGTAATTTTCATATCAAAAGATCGGCGTCGGGCCTGGTGCATCGGGTTCTGACTTGGCATTTCCGGCGTCCCGTCCCAACACCATAACTACTCGCAGAGGGTACAATGGGTCAGCTCAGAAAAGAATTTGGTAAAATCGTCAACCAGTTGCCCATTCCGCATCTTCTCGAACTCCAGGTGGATTCCTACGTCAAGTTTTTGCAAGACGAGATTCCGCCTGCGAGCCGTGGAGATTATGGCCTGGAGGGCGTTTTCCGTTCCGTCTTCCCCATCGAGGACTTCAACAAGACAGCGAGCCTTGAGTTTGTCAGCTACGAGATCGGCGAACCCAAGTACGACCAGGAAGAGTGCATCTCCAAGGGCCTGACGTATGAGACTCCCATTCGCATCAAGGTGCGTCTGGTGGTTTTTGACGTGGACGAGGAGACCGACAACCGCACTATCCGCGACATCAAGGAACAGGACATTTACTTCGGCACGCTGCCGCTGATGACCGAGAAGGGCACCTTCATCATCAACGGCACAGAGCGTGTTATCGTCAACCAGCTGCAGCGTTCCCCCGGCATCATTTTCGAACATGATTCGGGCAAGACGCATTCCAGCCGCAAGGTCCTGTATTCCTCGCGCATCATTCCCATGCGCGGATCCTGGCTGGACTTCGATTTTGACCACAAGGACATCCTGTACGTCCGCATCGACCGGCGACGCAAGATGCCCGCCACCATCCTGCTTCAGGCCATGGGCCTGACGCGTCAGGATATTCTCGACTACTACTACGACACCGAGGATTACACCTTCAAGGGTGCTCGTGTGTTCCGCAGCGTCAAGGAAGACCAGTTCCGCAAGGAACCCGCCTTTGCCGAGATCGCATTGCCGGACGGCAAGGTTCTCTGCAAGAA is drawn from Pseudodesulfovibrio senegalensis and contains these coding sequences:
- the rpmG gene encoding 50S ribosomal protein L33, whose protein sequence is MRVNIQLQCTECKRKNYATQKNKKNTTGRLEVKKYCPWDKKHTVHKEAK
- the secE gene encoding preprotein translocase subunit SecE — translated: MARKKAKKVAPQQPVAQGGVMGKIHELKTFFEESKVEIKKVVWPSRKETVTTCVAVVVVTLVIALYLGVVDLGLSKLVAFILS
- the nusG gene encoding transcription termination/antitermination protein NusG, encoding MSESRAPSARWYIVHTYSGFEQRVEQTIREMMRTGQDGGLIEEVVMPTEKVVELVKGERRTSTRKFYPGYVMIKMILTDDSWHLIQSIPRVTGFVGGKNRPTPMRDSEAQNILNMMESRQEKPRPKYNFERGDEVRVIDGPFGGFNGIVEEVNYDKGKLRVSVSIFGRQTPVELDFVQVDKG
- the rplK gene encoding 50S ribosomal protein L11, with amino-acid sequence MAKKEMGKIKLQIPAGSANPSPPVGPALGQHGVNIMEFCKAFNAKTQDQKGMLIPVIITVYQDRSFSFITKTPPASTLLIKAAKLSKGSGEPNKNKVGRVSKDQVREIAETKMPDLNCNDIEAAMRSIMGTARSMGIEVK
- the rplA gene encoding 50S ribosomal protein L1; amino-acid sequence: MPKHGKKYRNAVEGVDMAQRVSVEDGVKMAVEKAYAKFDETVDVAINLGVDPKYSDQMVRGAVSLPNGLGKDVRVAAFCKGDKEAEAKEAGADIVGAEDLVEKIQGGWLDFDKAVATPDMMAQVGKIGRLLGPRGMMPNAKTGTVTFDIGSAVSEMKAGKVEFKVDKAGVLHAPIGKVSFGAEKLLENMFALLDAIMRLKPSSAKGAYMKNVAVATTMGPGIKIDPLTVRKFLDK
- the rplJ gene encoding 50S ribosomal protein L10, with amino-acid sequence MNRQEKAQIIEQFHEKAARANIAVVTDFKGMTVEEMTDLRAKCYEAGVDFQVVKNTLARLALKDTDHGELSEHLKDNCAFALGYEDPVALAKVLTDFAKTSKKFELKFGCLEGKYLDADGIKELSKMPTKPELLSSVLGTMQAVPRNFVSLFANIERKFLYALVAIKDQKEQGEAA
- the rplL gene encoding 50S ribosomal protein L7/L12, producing MADITKDQVVEFIGNMTVLELSEFIKELEDKFGVEAAAPAAAVMAAPVAGGDAAGAAEEKTEFDVILAGAGGNKIAVIKAVRGLTGLGLKEAKALVDEAPKAIKEAVSKEEADEAKKQLEEAGAEVEVK